A single region of the Gracilibacillus caseinilyticus genome encodes:
- a CDS encoding ACT domain-containing protein translates to MSAKNDKFYLVSEQFLPDGMKKTLEAKKLLDTNKVDSIHEATRQVGLSRSVFYKYRDAVFPFQHMVKEQMITLFFHLEDQTGVLSHLLSVVAIAGCNILTIHQTIPIQGKANVTLSLNTNGMTSDIDQLLFELKQIDFVTQVEILSSGVS, encoded by the coding sequence ATGTCTGCGAAAAACGACAAATTCTATTTAGTAAGTGAGCAGTTCTTACCAGATGGAATGAAAAAAACATTAGAAGCAAAGAAATTATTGGATACCAACAAAGTAGATTCTATTCATGAAGCTACAAGGCAAGTTGGTTTATCGCGTAGTGTATTTTACAAATATCGTGATGCAGTCTTTCCGTTTCAACATATGGTAAAGGAGCAGATGATTACCTTGTTTTTTCATTTAGAGGATCAGACAGGAGTCTTATCCCATCTTTTATCCGTTGTTGCCATAGCGGGTTGTAATATTTTAACGATTCACCAGACGATTCCGATTCAAGGAAAAGCTAACGTGACCTTATCCCTTAATACCAATGGTATGACTTCGGATATTGATCAGTTGCTTTTTGAATTAAAACAAATTGATTTTGTTACTCAAGTGGAAATACTAAGCTCAGGCGTTTCATAA
- the pheA gene encoding prephenate dehydratase, which produces MKDTVGYLGPKGTFTKIAVDSMFNGESKKGFSTIPECIDAVVNDEVTYAVLPLENAIEGTVNITLDYIIKAENINIVGEVIVPIRQHLMVHPENVKEWSKLDAIYSHSHAIAQCHRFIHQDLQQVTAQSMTSTGAAAEFVSKHPEQRIGAIANHLAAKEYGLSIVQKDIHDFDNNHTRFVVLHKANKVLTSKKLEEKGRKTTVTVTLPSDQPGALHQVLSAFAWRNLNLSKIESRPMKTGLGNYYFLIDIEQQMDDVLIPNAITEMESLGCKVSVLGSYPYYLHSGNGVTLAV; this is translated from the coding sequence ATGAAAGACACAGTAGGTTATTTAGGTCCAAAGGGTACATTCACTAAAATTGCAGTGGATTCTATGTTTAATGGAGAATCGAAAAAAGGTTTTAGCACGATTCCGGAATGTATTGATGCGGTAGTAAATGATGAAGTAACATATGCAGTTCTGCCGCTTGAGAACGCAATTGAAGGGACAGTAAATATTACACTGGATTATATAATCAAGGCTGAGAATATTAACATTGTCGGTGAAGTTATTGTACCAATTCGTCAACATTTAATGGTACATCCTGAAAATGTGAAGGAATGGTCAAAACTAGATGCCATTTATTCTCATTCACATGCGATCGCGCAATGTCACCGTTTTATCCATCAGGATTTACAGCAAGTGACAGCACAATCGATGACATCTACTGGTGCTGCAGCCGAATTTGTCAGCAAACATCCCGAACAACGGATTGGTGCCATTGCTAACCACCTTGCTGCCAAAGAATATGGCTTGTCGATCGTGCAAAAGGATATTCACGATTTCGATAATAACCATACTAGATTTGTGGTACTGCACAAGGCAAACAAAGTTCTAACATCGAAAAAACTGGAAGAGAAAGGCCGGAAGACAACGGTTACGGTAACATTACCTTCCGATCAGCCTGGTGCGTTACACCAAGTATTATCAGCGTTTGCCTGGCGAAACCTCAACCTTTCCAAAATAGAATCCCGTCCAATGAAAACGGGATTGGGTAATTACTATTTTCTTATTGATATTGAACAGCAAATGGATGATGTGCTAATCCCAAATGCGATTACAGAAATGGAGTCTTTAGGCTGTAAAGTTTCTGTTCTTGGCAGTTATCCATATTACTTACACAGTGGAAACGGCGTAACGCTTGCGGTCTAA
- a CDS encoding transcription repressor NadR: MNKKLTGKTRRDSLLNWLKASAKPLTGTELAAKAQVSRQVIVQDISLLKAQNHPIIATSSGYLYMKLEDEEKEVRRVIACQHGSSRTREELYTIVDYGVTVEDVIIEHPIYGDLKASLMLSNRADVDQFVQKIEEKQAPYLLELTEGIHNHTIAAKDETKLDQAFEALVNKGFIVE, from the coding sequence ATGAACAAAAAGTTAACGGGTAAAACAAGACGTGATAGCTTGTTAAACTGGTTAAAAGCTTCTGCAAAACCATTAACAGGTACAGAATTAGCAGCAAAAGCACAAGTCAGTCGCCAAGTGATTGTACAGGATATTTCTTTGCTTAAAGCACAAAACCATCCGATAATTGCAACAAGCAGTGGCTATTTATATATGAAATTGGAAGATGAGGAGAAAGAAGTTCGCCGAGTTATTGCATGCCAGCATGGGAGCTCGAGAACAAGAGAAGAATTGTACACAATTGTAGATTACGGTGTTACCGTGGAAGATGTCATCATCGAACATCCGATTTACGGAGATTTAAAGGCTTCACTAATGCTAAGCAATCGCGCAGATGTTGATCAGTTCGTCCAAAAAATTGAAGAAAAGCAAGCCCCTTACCTGTTAGAATTAACAGAAGGCATCCACAACCACACGATTGCAGCAAAGGATGAAACAAAACTGGACCAAGCATTTGAAGCACTCGTTAACAAAGGCTTTATCGTGGAATAA
- a CDS encoding IscS subfamily cysteine desulfurase: MVYLDYAATTPITDQALLTYQQIAKDYYGNASSLHDIGGQAKDILEQARQIIAGPLHADPREIIFTNGGTESNVLAIDTLLRSSSISGKKHIISTEMEHSSLLFYLEHLNQLPGYEVTFLPGEKEGQIDINALKQAIRPNTCLISIQHVNSETGVIQPLAEIGQCIKDKGIAFHSDIVQSFGKIDVTRLLSFVDCMSMSSHKIHGPKGVGAVYFSKKLTLKPHPIKTNHEFGLRPGTVNVPAIAAFAAATSEIFTDRQAKEEHLHYIRDLFINRIEQENIPLKLINTDYQSPTIAGCFNPLVQGDYVMLEYNRRDIHLSTGTACSSNQQKIPASIQPFMADQEEGKRFNRFSFSHTTTAQEVEEFIAVSKQIFSKMKGEKKKYEQKVNG, translated from the coding sequence ATGGTTTATTTGGATTATGCCGCTACCACCCCAATCACTGATCAAGCATTGTTAACTTATCAACAGATCGCAAAAGATTATTACGGAAATGCTAGCAGCCTTCACGATATTGGAGGACAAGCAAAAGATATATTAGAGCAGGCTCGACAAATAATTGCAGGCCCCTTACATGCTGACCCAAGGGAAATTATTTTCACGAATGGTGGTACGGAAAGTAATGTACTGGCAATCGATACCTTATTACGATCCAGTTCTATTTCAGGAAAAAAACATATTATTAGTACAGAGATGGAGCATAGTTCATTGCTCTTTTATTTAGAGCATTTAAATCAGCTGCCAGGATATGAGGTAACCTTTTTACCAGGTGAAAAGGAAGGACAAATTGACATAAATGCTTTAAAACAAGCGATCCGGCCCAACACTTGCCTTATTTCCATTCAACATGTAAACAGTGAGACAGGTGTCATTCAGCCGTTAGCAGAAATCGGACAATGCATCAAGGACAAAGGAATTGCTTTTCATAGCGATATCGTTCAGTCTTTTGGTAAAATAGATGTAACTAGACTGTTATCTTTCGTAGATTGTATGAGCATGTCCAGCCACAAAATCCATGGACCAAAAGGAGTCGGTGCCGTCTATTTTTCTAAAAAGCTGACATTGAAACCACATCCGATTAAGACAAATCATGAATTCGGTTTACGCCCTGGCACTGTCAATGTACCAGCAATTGCCGCATTTGCTGCTGCCACGAGTGAAATATTTACGGATAGGCAAGCAAAAGAAGAACATTTACATTACATAAGAGACCTATTTATCAATCGTATTGAACAAGAAAATATTCCACTAAAGCTGATTAACACTGACTATCAATCGCCAACCATTGCAGGATGCTTCAATCCTTTAGTACAGGGTGACTATGTCATGTTAGAATATAATCGACGAGACATCCATTTATCAACGGGAACAGCATGTAGTTCCAATCAGCAAAAGATTCCAGCCTCCATCCAGCCGTTCATGGCAGATCAAGAAGAAGGAAAACGATTCAACCGATTTTCTTTTAGTCATACGACAACCGCACAAGAGGTGGAAGAATTCATAGCGGTTTCCAAGCAGATTTTTTCGAAAATGAAGGGAGAAAAAAAGAAATATGAACAAAAAGTTAACGGGTAA
- the nadB gene encoding L-aspartate oxidase, with the protein MSKPTVIIVGAGLSAFVLASKLYQQAEVTIITKKSIHKSNSIRAQGGIAAAIAKQDHWRWHLMDTLQAGNYHNQPQAAEILVKQGQHLVKELLKQGFPADCNAEGSPLLGKEGAHSHRRIVHAGGDQTGKYLLHYFQSALIDKINIIEEQSAVDCIVEERCCTGITTIDTNDHYHTYSADHIVLATGGAGGIYETNTNDRTVTGDGIAIAYRAGASLTDLEFIQFHPTMLVTSDTSNELVSEAVRGEGAVLVDQDGNRIMKGKHERLDLAPRDVVSRIIEQALHERNTIYLDISSVSDFRQKFPSISTACEKHNIEWQSGKIPVKPGAHFTMGGVETDLVGRTSITGLFAIGEVACTHVHGANRLASNSLLEGLVFATRLAEEILVPVSRKCSNVTKTIPLYTSVDMPSKDMIQDKMSRHVGINREGSSLKEMLNWLDGYTVLKDEQLSSYSLTKEQCEIQHMLLTAQLITKAAYERTESRGAHFRIDFPDASPEWKQKYIRWNFHRQGVEI; encoded by the coding sequence TTGTCAAAACCAACTGTCATCATTGTTGGTGCAGGTTTGTCAGCATTTGTTCTGGCAAGCAAATTGTACCAGCAGGCTGAGGTAACCATTATAACTAAAAAAAGCATTCACAAGAGTAACTCCATTCGTGCGCAAGGGGGAATTGCGGCAGCTATTGCCAAGCAGGATCATTGGAGATGGCACTTAATGGACACACTGCAAGCTGGGAATTATCACAATCAACCCCAAGCGGCAGAGATTTTAGTGAAACAAGGACAGCATTTGGTTAAAGAATTATTAAAACAAGGATTTCCGGCAGATTGTAATGCAGAAGGATCCCCACTGTTAGGGAAAGAAGGCGCCCATTCTCACAGGAGGATTGTTCATGCAGGTGGTGATCAGACTGGAAAGTACTTGTTACACTATTTCCAATCTGCACTAATTGACAAAATTAACATAATAGAGGAGCAATCAGCTGTTGATTGTATTGTCGAAGAGAGGTGTTGCACAGGGATCACGACGATTGATACAAACGATCACTATCATACATATTCAGCAGATCATATTGTATTAGCAACTGGCGGTGCAGGGGGTATTTATGAGACGAATACTAATGATCGAACCGTCACAGGAGATGGAATAGCCATTGCATATCGTGCAGGAGCCAGTCTAACTGATTTGGAATTTATTCAATTTCACCCGACGATGCTCGTTACAAGCGATACAAGTAATGAATTAGTATCTGAGGCAGTTCGAGGAGAAGGTGCCGTGTTAGTGGATCAAGATGGTAACCGGATCATGAAAGGAAAGCACGAACGTCTCGATTTAGCGCCTCGTGATGTTGTATCGCGAATCATAGAACAAGCCTTGCATGAAAGGAATACAATCTATCTTGATATTAGTAGTGTTAGTGATTTTAGACAGAAGTTCCCTTCTATTAGCACAGCTTGTGAAAAACATAACATTGAGTGGCAAAGTGGAAAGATTCCGGTGAAGCCAGGTGCCCATTTTACGATGGGAGGAGTTGAGACCGACCTTGTAGGCAGAACTTCTATTACAGGATTGTTTGCGATTGGAGAGGTGGCTTGTACACATGTACATGGTGCGAATCGCCTTGCCAGTAATTCTTTATTGGAAGGATTAGTGTTTGCCACACGTTTAGCAGAAGAGATATTGGTTCCTGTATCACGAAAGTGCAGCAATGTTACAAAGACAATACCGCTATACACCTCGGTTGATATGCCTTCCAAAGATATGATTCAGGATAAAATGAGCAGGCATGTTGGTATTAACAGAGAGGGAAGCTCGTTAAAAGAAATGCTGAACTGGCTAGATGGTTATACGGTATTAAAAGATGAACAGCTAAGCAGTTATTCGTTAACGAAAGAGCAGTGCGAAATTCAGCATATGCTCCTAACTGCACAATTAATAACGAAAGCAGCATATGAAAGAACAGAAAGCAGGGGAGCTCATTTTCGTATTGATTTCCCGGATGCATCGCCAGAATGGAAACAAAAATATATAAGATGGAATTTTCATAGACAAGGAGTAGAAATATGA
- the nadC gene encoding carboxylating nicotinate-nucleotide diphosphorylase: protein MNRLYLRQQLESFLHEDIGFGDQSTTALFPDQTLVGEGKFIAKQEGIFAGGLIIEEVFRLFGNETTVNLIKEDGEHLRQGDVMAKVTGPYAQLLTAERVILNLLQRLSGIATVTNQTVSKLSNSEVRLTDTRKTTPGLRMLEKYAVRCGGGVNHRFGLDDAIMLKDNHIVAAGSISNAVSKVRSTVGHMIKIEVEIENQQQLQEAIDANVDVIMFDNMSPAQIKQLIDRVPEHIVTEASGSISMENIAAYSDTGVHMISLGFLTHSAQALDISFSLVEVIK from the coding sequence ATGAATCGATTATATTTACGACAGCAGTTAGAATCTTTTCTTCATGAAGATATTGGATTTGGTGATCAGTCAACCACGGCATTATTTCCTGATCAGACGCTGGTTGGGGAAGGGAAATTTATCGCAAAGCAGGAAGGGATATTTGCAGGTGGATTGATCATCGAAGAAGTGTTTCGTCTTTTTGGTAATGAAACAACAGTCAACTTGATTAAAGAAGATGGAGAACACTTGCGACAAGGAGATGTAATGGCGAAGGTGACAGGACCTTATGCACAATTATTGACAGCAGAGCGAGTAATCTTGAATTTATTACAGCGGTTATCAGGGATTGCCACTGTCACCAATCAAACCGTCAGTAAGCTTAGTAATTCAGAAGTAAGACTAACAGACACAAGAAAAACAACGCCCGGATTACGAATGCTAGAGAAATATGCTGTTCGCTGTGGCGGAGGAGTCAATCATCGTTTCGGATTAGATGATGCTATTATGTTAAAGGATAATCACATTGTTGCAGCTGGCTCTATTTCAAATGCAGTCAGTAAGGTGAGGTCAACCGTTGGCCATATGATAAAAATAGAGGTTGAAATCGAAAATCAGCAGCAATTGCAAGAAGCGATCGATGCTAATGTAGACGTGATTATGTTCGATAACATGTCACCAGCACAAATTAAACAATTAATTGACAGGGTGCCTGAACATATTGTCACAGAAGCTTCTGGATCGATTTCCATGGAAAACATTGCAGCATACAGTGACACAGGCGTACATATGATTTCTTTAGGTTTTCTGACACATTCTGCCCAGGCGCTTGATATTAGTTTTTCATTAGTGGAGGTAATAAAATGA
- the nadA gene encoding quinolinate synthase NadA: MSIDTIFSTSQQIPKQYLHWKDEEMIAYIRQIKQEMGDDLYIPGHHYQKDEVMQFADSSGDSLKLAQLSSEVNATNIVFCGVHFMAETADILSKPDQKVFLPDMRAGCSMADMADDKQVVEAWDALQTLFGDTILPLTYVNSTAAIKSFVGEHGGATVTSSNAKEMVKWAFKQKERLLFLPDQHLGRNTAVKLGVRLDEMAVWDPINRKLETDQSPDQIRVILWKGHCSVHENFTINNIEEVRHSFPEMNIIVHPECKYDVVQRADYAGSTKYIIDSLQQAESGSQWAIGTEMNLVNRLIKQHHDKKIISLNPYMCPCLTMNRIDLPHLTWALDEISQGKGSNQIIVEEKIAANARLALNRMLRIS, translated from the coding sequence ATGAGTATAGATACAATTTTTTCAACCAGTCAACAAATTCCAAAACAATATCTGCATTGGAAAGATGAAGAGATGATCGCTTATATCCGACAGATTAAGCAGGAAATGGGTGATGACCTGTATATTCCAGGTCATCACTATCAAAAGGATGAAGTGATGCAATTTGCTGATTCCAGTGGTGATTCTTTGAAGCTGGCGCAATTGTCTTCCGAAGTTAACGCTACAAATATTGTATTTTGTGGTGTGCACTTTATGGCAGAAACCGCTGATATTTTATCGAAACCGGATCAAAAGGTATTTTTGCCAGACATGCGGGCAGGATGCTCTATGGCGGATATGGCGGACGATAAACAGGTGGTGGAAGCCTGGGATGCTTTACAGACGTTATTTGGAGATACTATTTTACCGCTTACTTATGTGAATTCCACTGCTGCTATTAAATCATTTGTTGGCGAGCATGGCGGGGCGACCGTAACATCTTCGAATGCGAAAGAGATGGTGAAATGGGCTTTTAAACAAAAGGAACGGTTGTTATTTTTACCTGATCAGCATCTTGGCCGGAATACAGCGGTCAAATTAGGTGTCCGCCTGGATGAAATGGCGGTATGGGACCCGATTAACAGGAAACTGGAAACCGATCAATCGCCTGATCAAATCCGTGTCATCTTGTGGAAAGGTCATTGTTCGGTGCATGAGAATTTTACTATAAACAATATCGAAGAAGTTCGGCATTCATTTCCGGAGATGAACATTATTGTCCATCCTGAATGTAAATATGACGTGGTACAACGAGCAGATTACGCGGGTTCAACGAAATATATTATTGATAGCCTACAGCAAGCTGAATCCGGAAGCCAATGGGCAATCGGTACAGAAATGAATCTGGTCAATCGTTTAATAAAACAGCATCACGATAAAAAAATAATTTCATTAAATCCGTATATGTGTCCATGTCTCACCATGAACCGGATTGATCTGCCACATCTTACCTGGGCATTAGATGAAATTAGTCAGGGAAAAGGGAGTAATCAGATTATTGTGGAAGAAAAAATTGCAGCAAATGCAAGATTGGCATTAAATCGGATGTTAAGGATCTCGTAA
- the safA gene encoding SafA/ExsA family spore coat assembly protein: MKIHIVQKDESLWTIAQKYGVSLDAVIAANPQISNPDMIMPGMKIKVPTGHDNHHQMPPNKKQQVTPGKKDKQEVKPPTQILPPKVEEDDDKKWEPLKKEMPPLPIHFNKQQPAPAPSHSQDLKWTQLTNNFEANFYPTPIEEEEVLEEQKVSPQKPVHPVYPQQPQAPCYSSEGIPYGYGPVGQVPPMSPHHGSHHCYPGHHHGYPGQMPQQMPQQMPGMQQVQGAQQQAPSQGQQGWYQAQMPSNQMMPSQQQQMMPQMQQQQGMQQQPIPMQGDPMIPQPGMPNYPMMPLPSQGMPGQQPMPYPSYGPQGMPHNPQDDDDCGCGGSR; the protein is encoded by the coding sequence TTGAAAATTCATATTGTGCAAAAAGATGAAAGTTTATGGACCATTGCGCAAAAATATGGTGTCAGCCTTGATGCTGTCATTGCTGCCAATCCGCAAATTTCCAATCCAGATATGATTATGCCAGGAATGAAAATAAAAGTGCCAACAGGCCATGATAATCACCACCAGATGCCGCCGAACAAGAAGCAACAAGTAACACCAGGAAAAAAGGATAAACAAGAGGTAAAACCACCAACTCAAATTCTGCCACCAAAAGTTGAAGAAGATGATGATAAAAAATGGGAACCACTAAAAAAAGAAATGCCACCTTTACCGATTCATTTTAACAAACAACAGCCAGCACCTGCACCATCCCATTCGCAAGATTTAAAGTGGACACAGCTAACAAATAATTTTGAAGCGAATTTTTATCCGACACCAATCGAAGAAGAGGAAGTGCTGGAAGAACAAAAGGTAAGTCCGCAAAAACCAGTTCATCCTGTTTATCCGCAACAACCACAAGCACCTTGCTATTCATCAGAGGGGATTCCTTATGGTTATGGTCCAGTTGGCCAGGTGCCACCAATGTCACCGCATCATGGCTCTCACCATTGTTACCCAGGACATCACCATGGATACCCTGGCCAAATGCCACAGCAGATGCCACAACAAATGCCGGGTATGCAGCAAGTACAAGGTGCACAACAGCAGGCACCTTCTCAAGGACAACAGGGGTGGTATCAAGCACAAATGCCATCAAATCAAATGATGCCAAGTCAACAACAGCAGATGATGCCTCAAATGCAGCAGCAACAAGGCATGCAACAACAACCAATCCCAATGCAAGGTGACCCGATGATCCCACAGCCGGGAATGCCAAATTATCCGATGATGCCATTACCGTCACAAGGTATGCCGGGACAGCAGCCAATGCCATATCCTTCATACGGACCACAAGGCATGCCACACAATCCGCAAGATGACGACGATTGCGGTTGCGGAGGAAGCAGATAA
- a CDS encoding YebC/PmpR family DNA-binding transcriptional regulator, which yields MAGHSKWKNIQRRKNAQDAKRGKIFMKHAKDIYLAAKQGGGDPDMNASLRLVVEKAKADNMPNDNIDRAIKKATGDLDGANFEELTYEGYGPGGTAVMVEVLTDNKNRTASELRHAFSKNGGNLGENGCVAFMFDRKGYFVIDRETTDADEDTVMLEAIEAGAEEMETVEGAYEIYADPEDFQNVKKTMEESGFTFETSEITMIPQTMSAVDEEAGNKMVKLVQMLEDMEDVQEVHHNIEADEAIMEQL from the coding sequence ATGGCAGGACACTCTAAATGGAAGAACATTCAAAGAAGAAAAAATGCACAAGATGCGAAACGCGGTAAAATTTTTATGAAGCATGCGAAAGATATATATTTAGCTGCAAAGCAAGGTGGTGGCGACCCGGATATGAATGCGAGTCTTCGTCTGGTAGTAGAGAAGGCAAAAGCAGATAATATGCCAAATGACAATATAGATCGCGCCATTAAAAAAGCAACAGGTGATTTAGATGGAGCGAACTTTGAAGAATTGACTTATGAAGGGTATGGACCAGGTGGTACAGCTGTTATGGTAGAAGTGTTAACCGATAACAAAAACCGTACAGCCTCTGAATTACGCCATGCCTTTAGTAAAAATGGTGGTAACTTAGGTGAGAATGGCTGTGTCGCTTTTATGTTTGATCGTAAAGGTTATTTCGTCATTGATCGAGAGACGACAGATGCGGATGAAGATACCGTGATGTTAGAAGCAATCGAAGCTGGAGCTGAAGAGATGGAAACTGTCGAAGGTGCTTACGAAATATATGCCGATCCTGAAGACTTCCAAAACGTGAAGAAAACGATGGAAGAAAGTGGCTTCACATTTGAAACATCAGAAATCACCATGATTCCACAAACCATGTCAGCAGTAGATGAAGAAGCAGGTAACAAAATGGTTAAGTTAGTTCAAATGTTAGAGGATATGGAAGATGTCCAGGAAGTTCATCATAACATAGAAGCAGACGAAGCAATTATGGAGCAATTGTAA
- a CDS encoding BofC C-terminal domain-containing protein, whose translation MSKLWLLLNGVIVAIIGVISYQSIQETPKSNAESPKEVMAVAQDPLTIELTLEKHYIDGKVEREQVEETIASMQDFWAEYQDWQVMEQKEGHIRFRKEVNDISPYLKANGYFGIKNGKLTIFEGVPVQESAVQSFYQIDTDELESHLYERLKEGIKINTKKDYSEVLETFRSYQKAEAVNS comes from the coding sequence ATGAGCAAGTTATGGTTACTATTAAACGGAGTCATTGTGGCAATAATAGGCGTTATCAGCTATCAATCTATACAAGAAACACCAAAGAGTAATGCGGAGAGTCCAAAAGAAGTCATGGCAGTTGCACAAGACCCGCTTACAATTGAACTAACATTGGAAAAACATTATATAGATGGCAAAGTAGAGCGGGAGCAAGTTGAAGAAACGATCGCTTCCATGCAGGATTTTTGGGCAGAATATCAGGATTGGCAAGTCATGGAGCAAAAAGAAGGACACATCCGTTTCCGAAAAGAAGTCAACGATATATCTCCATATTTAAAAGCCAATGGCTATTTTGGTATTAAAAATGGCAAGCTGACCATCTTTGAAGGTGTTCCTGTACAAGAATCCGCGGTACAGTCGTTTTACCAGATCGATACCGATGAATTAGAATCACACTTATATGAGCGCTTAAAAGAAGGTATCAAAATTAATACAAAAAAGGATTATTCGGAAGTGTTAGAAACATTCCGTTCCTATCAAAAAGCTGAAGCAGTGAACAGTTGA
- the ruvA gene encoding Holliday junction branch migration protein RuvA, which yields MIAYINGLVSDITEQTILIETNGIGYEVICPNPYRFQVQTGEQLKVYTYHYVREDAQILYGFQNQEEKKLFAQILNVSGIGPKGALAVLATTSVKDFVLAIDQEDEKFLTSFPGVGKKTARQMILDLKGKLPFDFHTEDLFNQQPDKTEENNALSEAIEALKALGYSEKEINTIKPVLAKEQSDAADTYIRKGLALLMK from the coding sequence ATGATTGCATATATAAATGGATTAGTATCGGATATAACGGAACAAACCATTCTGATAGAAACGAATGGAATAGGATATGAAGTAATCTGTCCGAATCCTTATCGCTTTCAAGTACAAACAGGTGAGCAATTAAAGGTTTACACGTATCATTATGTAAGGGAAGATGCACAAATTTTATACGGATTTCAAAACCAGGAAGAAAAAAAATTATTCGCGCAAATCTTAAATGTTTCGGGAATCGGACCTAAAGGTGCATTAGCTGTATTGGCCACAACTTCTGTTAAAGATTTCGTCCTGGCGATCGATCAGGAAGATGAAAAGTTTTTGACAAGTTTTCCGGGAGTAGGGAAGAAGACAGCACGCCAAATGATCCTGGATTTAAAAGGGAAATTACCTTTTGACTTTCATACTGAAGATTTATTTAACCAGCAGCCAGATAAAACAGAGGAAAATAATGCTTTATCTGAAGCGATAGAGGCACTTAAAGCATTAGGTTATTCGGAAAAAGAAATTAATACGATTAAACCAGTCTTAGCGAAAGAGCAGAGTGATGCGGCGGATACATACATACGAAAAGGGTTAGCCTTACTAATGAAATAG
- the ruvB gene encoding Holliday junction branch migration DNA helicase RuvB, with protein MEERIISNEIQEEDLSEELSLRPKMLKQYIGQHKAKDNLAIFIEAAKMRNEPLDHVLLYGPPGLGKTTMAQIIANEMGVQFKQTSGPAIERSGDLAAILSSLEVGDVLFIDEIHRLPRAVEEILYPAMEDFCLDIVIGQGSSARSVQLDLPPFTLVGATTRAGLLSAPLRDRFGVLSRLEFYEVVDLCAIVERTADIFQVQIEKVAAMEVARRSRGTPRIANRLLKRVRDISQVKGEPSISIQTTQQALKMLQVDQEGLDHIDHKLLLAIIDGFKGGPVGLDTIAASIGEESQTIEDVYEPYLLQQGFIQRTPRGRLVTSKAYAHFDREVPES; from the coding sequence ATGGAGGAACGGATTATTTCCAATGAGATCCAAGAAGAAGATTTATCTGAAGAATTAAGTCTGCGCCCAAAAATGCTGAAGCAATACATTGGTCAGCATAAAGCTAAAGATAACTTGGCAATTTTTATCGAAGCTGCCAAAATGAGAAACGAACCACTCGATCATGTATTATTATATGGTCCTCCAGGTCTTGGTAAAACGACGATGGCACAGATTATTGCCAATGAGATGGGTGTCCAATTTAAGCAAACATCCGGCCCGGCCATCGAACGCTCTGGTGATTTAGCAGCGATACTTTCCTCATTGGAAGTCGGTGATGTCTTATTCATTGACGAAATTCACCGACTGCCCCGTGCAGTGGAAGAAATCCTTTATCCAGCAATGGAGGATTTCTGTCTGGATATCGTCATTGGTCAAGGTTCAAGTGCAAGATCTGTTCAACTCGATTTACCGCCGTTTACCTTAGTAGGTGCTACAACTAGAGCAGGTCTTCTATCAGCACCATTACGTGACCGCTTCGGTGTATTATCAAGACTTGAATTTTACGAAGTAGTGGACTTGTGTGCCATTGTCGAACGGACGGCTGACATATTTCAAGTGCAAATAGAAAAAGTAGCTGCGATGGAAGTAGCGAGACGGTCACGTGGCACTCCGAGGATTGCGAATCGTTTGTTGAAAAGGGTACGGGATATTTCGCAGGTTAAAGGTGAACCAAGTATCTCGATCCAAACAACACAGCAGGCGTTAAAGATGTTACAGGTTGATCAGGAAGGGCTTGATCACATTGATCATAAATTATTACTTGCAATCATTGACGGTTTCAAAGGTGGACCTGTAGGCTTAGATACGATTGCAGCGTCCATTGGCGAAGAGTCACAAACAATTGAGGATGTCTATGAGCCCTATTTATTACAGCAAGGATTTATTCAACGTACACCAAGAGGACGGCTTGTTACGTCCAAAGCTTATGCACACTTTGACCGGGAGGTGCCTGAATCTTGA